One window of the Wolbachia endosymbiont of Encarsia formosa genome contains the following:
- the rpmA gene encoding 50S ribosomal protein L27, protein MATKKSGGSSCNGRDSAGRRLGIKKNGEVISGNIIVRQRGTKFHPGKNVGMGKDHTIFAKTKGWVSFRKSANKKTFIDVVPTDDMQALA, encoded by the coding sequence ATGGCAACTAAAAAATCAGGTGGTAGTTCCTGTAATGGTAGAGATTCGGCAGGGCGTCGGCTCGGGATAAAGAAGAATGGTGAGGTTATTTCAGGTAACATAATTGTACGTCAAAGAGGTACAAAATTTCATCCTGGAAAGAATGTTGGTATGGGTAAAGATCATACGATTTTTGCTAAAACGAAAGGCTGGGTGAGTTTTAGAAAATCAGCAAATAAAAAGACGTTTATTGATGTTGTGCCTACAGATGATATGCAAGCCTTGGCTTGA